A genomic window from Fibrobacter sp. UWR3 includes:
- a CDS encoding type ISP restriction/modification enzyme, producing the protein MADLDKSKIQAVAQYIDEVSKQFSTGKATEHSYRPALAKLLSDLLPKFTITNEPSRIQCGAPDYIIAKGKGATSIPVAFVEAKDIGDSDLDGNRQHKEQFNRYKNSLDHILFTDYLDFHLYENGEFINSIRIAEIKGNKIALIDTNVPMFLEMVAHIAESTPQKITSSTKLAQMMAAKARLLAEVIEKTLETDSEKTSELAGQWKSFQKVLIHDLTERQFADIYAQTICYGMFAARLHDDTPDTFSRAEAAELIPKTNPFLRKVFQNVATFDVDTSIAWIVDDLAETFRVTDMPKVMKNFGKATGQADPMIHFYEDFLRYYDPKQKKACGVYYTPEPVVHFIVNAVDEILKSRFNLSDGLADTSKVTIRQTSNLYTDNRTKDHKKYETREYHKVQILDPATGTGTFLAEVVRKIYSGMENRKGAWQNYVEEHLLPRLNGFEFMMAPYAVAHLKLDMVLAQTGYKARQDKRLRIFLTNSLEECDHDTGTLFAQWLAQEANEANLVKRDTPVMVMIGNPPYSGESSNNGKWIMHLLEDYKKEPGGKEKLNERNPKWINDDYVKFIRLGHYFVKKNGEGVLAFINPHGFLDNPTFRGMRWSLLQAFDEIYTLDLHGNSKKKETAPDGGKDENVFDIMQGVSINIFVKKKQSVILSEARKGEVEGSLAKVYHYELFGKRFEKYTFLADTPFKNIKWKKLNPQGPQYFFVPKSEVGKDEYEKGFAANELFKMNSMGVTTGKDKILVSESIKDLQDNISTEYGYYGKEFVRKVLYRPFDKQYLYYDTSKLARARESLAKNFEKDNYGLCLIRINSRDEGLTVFITDKITDKTLLSSKDNANVFPLYLYPTEGEEQLGETRKPNLDEKIWHKIDACLDECHSGGRGPIESMDPIEASPLQGDNRSHITTPEQVFDYIYGVLHTPSYREKYKEFLKIDFPRIPYPENKEDFERIASIGNKLRKLHLMEEIPPQATSFDIEGDNVVSDIRFEKEIPDQVGEDIGGKVYINKAQYFANVPELAWNFYIGGYQPAQKWLKDRKNRTLTFDDISHYRKIIAILIETHNLMQELDKKA; encoded by the coding sequence ATGGCCGATTTGGACAAGAGCAAGATTCAAGCCGTCGCACAATACATCGACGAGGTTTCCAAGCAGTTTTCTACGGGCAAGGCGACAGAGCACAGCTACCGCCCGGCACTTGCGAAACTCCTTAGCGACTTGCTCCCCAAATTCACCATCACCAACGAACCGAGCCGCATCCAGTGCGGAGCTCCGGACTACATTATCGCGAAAGGGAAAGGTGCAACATCGATTCCTGTTGCCTTCGTAGAGGCTAAAGACATTGGCGATAGTGACCTGGATGGCAACCGCCAGCACAAGGAACAGTTCAACCGCTATAAGAACTCGCTAGACCATATCCTTTTCACGGATTACCTTGATTTTCATCTTTATGAAAACGGCGAATTCATCAATAGCATTCGTATTGCGGAAATCAAAGGAAATAAGATTGCGCTGATAGACACCAATGTCCCGATGTTTTTGGAAATGGTGGCGCACATTGCAGAATCAACGCCACAGAAGATTACGAGCTCTACGAAGCTGGCGCAAATGATGGCGGCCAAGGCGCGCCTCCTTGCCGAGGTAATTGAAAAGACTCTCGAAACCGATAGCGAAAAGACGAGCGAACTGGCGGGACAATGGAAGTCTTTCCAGAAGGTGCTGATTCACGATTTGACGGAACGGCAATTTGCCGATATTTACGCACAGACAATCTGCTATGGAATGTTTGCGGCAAGACTCCACGACGACACTCCCGACACGTTCAGTCGCGCTGAAGCGGCGGAATTAATCCCCAAAACAAATCCATTCTTACGCAAGGTTTTCCAAAATGTGGCAACCTTTGATGTAGATACAAGCATCGCATGGATTGTAGATGACCTGGCAGAAACATTCCGGGTGACGGATATGCCGAAGGTCATGAAGAATTTTGGAAAGGCTACGGGTCAAGCCGACCCCATGATTCACTTCTACGAAGATTTTCTGCGCTATTACGACCCCAAGCAGAAAAAGGCGTGTGGCGTTTATTACACGCCCGAACCCGTTGTCCACTTTATCGTCAATGCCGTTGATGAAATTCTGAAATCCCGATTCAATTTGAGTGATGGTCTTGCCGACACGAGCAAGGTGACGATTCGTCAAACTTCGAACCTATACACGGACAATCGCACCAAAGACCACAAGAAATACGAAACGCGGGAATACCATAAAGTTCAAATTCTCGACCCTGCAACTGGAACGGGCACATTCCTTGCCGAAGTGGTCCGCAAGATATATTCCGGTATGGAAAATCGGAAGGGCGCTTGGCAAAACTATGTGGAAGAACACCTACTCCCGCGCCTGAACGGTTTTGAATTCATGATGGCTCCATACGCCGTTGCGCATTTGAAATTGGACATGGTGCTGGCGCAGACGGGTTACAAGGCAAGGCAGGACAAGCGACTCCGCATATTTCTTACCAATTCCCTTGAAGAATGTGACCACGATACGGGAACATTGTTTGCACAATGGCTGGCGCAAGAAGCGAACGAGGCAAACCTTGTCAAGCGCGATACACCCGTAATGGTGATGATTGGAAATCCACCGTATAGCGGAGAAAGTTCCAATAATGGCAAATGGATAATGCATTTGTTGGAGGATTATAAAAAAGAGCCTGGTGGAAAGGAAAAATTGAATGAACGAAATCCAAAGTGGATTAACGATGATTATGTAAAATTTATACGTCTTGGGCATTATTTTGTAAAAAAGAATGGAGAGGGTGTTCTTGCATTTATCAACCCTCACGGATTTTTGGATAACCCGACATTTCGTGGAATGCGTTGGAGCCTTTTACAAGCGTTTGATGAAATCTATACACTTGATTTGCATGGCAATTCGAAAAAGAAAGAAACTGCACCCGATGGGGGTAAAGACGAAAATGTTTTTGACATCATGCAGGGTGTAAGCATTAACATTTTTGTTAAGAAAAAACAGAGTGTCATCCTGAGCGAAGCCCGTAAGGGCGAAGTCGAAGGATCTCTAGCTAAAGTATATCACTACGAACTCTTTGGCAAACGCTTTGAAAAATACACATTTTTAGCAGACACTCCATTCAAAAATATTAAGTGGAAAAAATTAAATCCTCAAGGCCCGCAATATTTCTTTGTGCCTAAAAGTGAAGTTGGAAAAGACGAGTACGAAAAAGGATTTGCCGCAAATGAATTGTTTAAGATGAATTCAATGGGCGTTACAACAGGCAAGGACAAAATTCTTGTAAGCGAATCTATAAAAGATTTACAGGATAATATTTCCACTGAATATGGATATTATGGTAAAGAATTTGTGAGAAAAGTTTTGTATAGACCTTTTGACAAACAATATCTTTATTATGATACATCAAAATTGGCAAGAGCAAGAGAATCTCTAGCAAAAAATTTTGAAAAAGATAATTACGGTCTATGTCTTATACGAATTAATAGCCGCGATGAAGGCCTAACCGTCTTTATTACTGATAAAATTACAGATAAAACATTGCTTTCTTCTAAAGATAACGCCAATGTTTTCCCGCTCTACCTTTACCCTACCGAAGGTGAAGAACAACTCGGCGAAACCCGCAAGCCCAATCTAGACGAGAAAATTTGGCATAAGATCGACGCATGCCTAGATGAATGTCATTCTGGAGGCCGAGGGCCGATAGAATCCATGGACCCTATCGAGGCGTCGCCTCTCCAGGGTGACAATCGTTCGCATATTACAACTCCAGAACAAGTATTCGATTACATCTACGGCGTTCTCCATACACCGTCCTATCGTGAAAAATATAAGGAATTCCTTAAAATTGATTTTCCGCGTATTCCTTATCCTGAAAACAAGGAGGATTTTGAACGCATTGCCTCCATTGGCAATAAACTCCGCAAATTGCACCTGATGGAAGAAATTCCACCGCAGGCGACCTCCTTCGACATCGAAGGCGATAATGTTGTAAGCGATATTCGTTTTGAAAAGGAGATCCCCGACCAAGTCGGGGAAGATATTGGCGGAAAAGTCTACATCAACAAGGCGCAGTATTTTGCGAACGTTCCTGAACTAGCCTGGAACTTCTACATCGGTGGCTATCAACCCGCACAAAAGTGGCTCAAAGACCGCAAAAACCGCACCCTTACCTTCGACGATATCTCGCATTACCGCAAAATCATCGCTATCCTTATCGAAACCCACAATTTGATGCAGGAACTCGATAAAAAAGCGTAA
- a CDS encoding type II toxin-antitoxin system RelE/ParE family toxin → MPSVVFSPKAVEDLDGIKAYIETELGSPKAANEKLIEILDAIDNLAVFPEIGPSLRGKVNSLTKFRCLSVSGYLVFYRNERDKVFVIRILNSRMDYLKILGL, encoded by the coding sequence ATGCCCTCCGTCGTATTTTCGCCAAAAGCCGTCGAAGATTTAGACGGTATCAAAGCTTATATCGAAACCGAGCTGGGAAGTCCCAAGGCGGCGAACGAAAAACTCATTGAAATTCTTGATGCCATTGACAACTTAGCCGTCTTCCCTGAGATCGGCCCTTCGTTAAGAGGTAAGGTAAATAGCTTGACGAAGTTTCGTTGCCTTTCTGTCAGCGGGTATTTGGTCTTTTACCGGAACGAACGTGATAAAGTTTTTGTCATTCGAATTTTGAACAGTCGAATGGATTACCTGAAGATTCTGGGATTGTAA
- a CDS encoding type II toxin-antitoxin system prevent-host-death family antitoxin, producing MPCILPVSDLRNYNEVLQNVTEDSPVFLTKNGRGCYVVIDIKEYERMVAELKLQKALAEGERSAEQGRWLSAADVRKKYEV from the coding sequence ATGCCCTGTATTTTGCCAGTTTCTGATTTGCGCAATTATAACGAAGTTCTTCAGAACGTGACCGAAGATTCTCCAGTCTTTTTGACTAAGAACGGCCGCGGTTGTTACGTTGTAATTGATATCAAGGAATACGAACGCATGGTCGCCGAACTAAAGCTACAGAAGGCTCTTGCCGAAGGCGAACGCTCCGCCGAACAGGGACGATGGCTTTCCGCCGCTGATGTGCGGAAAAAATACGAGGTCTAG
- a CDS encoding flavodoxin family protein, with the protein MKKVLVLSSSLRKGSNSETLAQEFAKGAAEAGNKVEFESLRGKKIGFCMGCLACQKKGKCVIKDDAPAITKKMESADVIVFATPIYYYEMSGQLKTMLDRANSLYSSDYKFREIYLLTSAADTDAKAMNIAKRGIGGWIACFDGVKLKGALCATGAESAGDVKKNSALLKKAFTMGKKV; encoded by the coding sequence ATGAAAAAAGTATTGGTCTTGTCCAGCAGCTTGCGCAAGGGAAGTAACTCCGAAACCTTGGCGCAGGAGTTCGCGAAGGGTGCCGCCGAGGCGGGCAACAAGGTGGAATTCGAGTCGCTGCGCGGCAAGAAGATCGGTTTTTGCATGGGCTGCCTCGCTTGCCAGAAGAAGGGCAAGTGCGTCATCAAGGACGACGCTCCCGCCATCACCAAGAAGATGGAATCGGCGGACGTCATCGTGTTCGCCACACCCATTTACTATTACGAGATGAGCGGCCAGCTCAAGACGATGCTCGACCGCGCGAATTCCCTCTATTCCAGCGATTACAAGTTCCGCGAAATATACCTGCTCACTTCTGCCGCCGACACCGACGCGAAGGCCATGAACATCGCGAAGCGCGGCATTGGTGGGTGGATAGCCTGTTTCGATGGCGTGAAGCTCAAGGGCGCCCTCTGCGCCACGGGTGCCGAAAGCGCAGGCGACGTCAAGAAGAATTCCGCGCTCCTGAAAAAGGCGTTCACCATGGGAAAGAAAGTGTAA
- a CDS encoding alpha/beta hydrolase has product MACSPEKENNAAAQGAATPAAQSATEAAQQTKEENMNKLTLTAEWDKVFPKSDKVEHSKVTFKNHFGIELAADMFVPKDTSLKVNGKFPAIAVSGPFGAVKEQSSGLYAQQMAERGFLTIAFDPSFTGESGGEPRYMNSPDINTEDFMASVDFLSTRDNVDPERIGIIGICGWGGMAINAAGIDTRVKATVASTMYDMSRVTANGYFDSANNADARNEARKALMAQRTKDFKNGTYDLAGGVVDPLPNDAPYFVKDYYAYYKTPRGYHKRSLNSNKGWAASAGTSLMNTKLLAYADEIRNPVLIIHGEKAHSRYFGEGAFEKMTGKKADVPAKLDATKNWSKTVGNKELLVIPGASHVDLYDNLEKIPFEKLNEFFKTNLK; this is encoded by the coding sequence ATGGCATGCTCCCCCGAAAAAGAAAACAATGCTGCCGCGCAAGGTGCCGCCACGCCGGCCGCGCAGTCCGCAACAGAAGCAGCACAACAGACAAAGGAAGAAAATATGAACAAGCTTACGCTCACCGCCGAATGGGATAAGGTTTTCCCCAAGAGCGACAAGGTCGAACATTCCAAGGTCACATTCAAGAACCACTTTGGCATTGAACTCGCCGCCGACATGTTCGTGCCCAAGGACACGAGCCTCAAGGTGAACGGCAAGTTCCCGGCGATTGCAGTCTCGGGCCCGTTCGGTGCCGTCAAGGAACAGTCCAGCGGCCTTTACGCCCAGCAGATGGCGGAACGCGGATTCCTGACCATTGCGTTCGACCCGAGCTTCACCGGCGAATCGGGCGGCGAGCCGCGCTACATGAACAGCCCGGACATCAACACCGAAGACTTCATGGCGTCCGTGGACTTCCTCTCGACCCGCGACAACGTTGACCCGGAACGCATCGGCATCATCGGCATTTGCGGCTGGGGCGGCATGGCGATTAACGCCGCCGGCATCGACACCCGCGTAAAGGCGACGGTTGCCTCGACCATGTACGACATGAGCCGCGTAACCGCGAACGGCTACTTCGATTCTGCAAACAACGCCGACGCCCGCAACGAGGCTCGCAAGGCTCTGATGGCCCAGCGCACCAAGGACTTCAAGAACGGCACCTACGACCTGGCCGGCGGCGTGGTGGACCCGCTCCCGAACGACGCTCCTTACTTTGTCAAGGATTACTACGCCTACTACAAGACCCCGCGCGGCTACCACAAGCGCTCCCTCAACAGCAACAAGGGCTGGGCCGCCTCCGCAGGCACCTCGCTCATGAACACCAAGCTTCTCGCATACGCCGACGAAATCCGTAACCCGGTGCTCATCATCCACGGCGAAAAGGCCCACAGCCGCTACTTCGGCGAAGGCGCATTCGAAAAGATGACCGGCAAGAAGGCGGACGTCCCCGCAAAACTCGACGCCACCAAGAACTGGAGCAAGACCGTCGGCAACAAGGAACTCCTCGTCATCCCCGGAGCCTCCCACGTGGACCTCTACGACAACCTGGAAAAAATCCCCTTCGAAAAGCTGAACGAATTCTTCAAGACGAACTTGAAGTAA
- a CDS encoding ATP-binding protein — MNDAFIYGYAVEGENFTDREAETKRLKANFEHGVNTLLISNRRIGKTSLVRHVGRLVNPKKALVVYLDIFDCRSEYDFYNKLATAVLQQTSSKIDSILQNAKNFLSRVSPKISMGPDPTSEFSLSLGITPKEYAPEQILELAENIAKKQKKRIVVCIDEFQQIGEFPDSLSVQKRLRGAWQLQQNVSYCLFGSKKHLLTNIFQNKSMPFYQFGDAIYLGVISTENWVPFICDKFKKHGLRIDKELASRICGEVENYSSYVQQLAWLVMLHTEREVTSEIIDTAMNELIAQNAALFMQQTEGLSSYQMNMLRAIAAGIHNGFLSQEVLETYRLGTKSNIPRIKKALIDRDIVEQRETGLYISDPIFNKWFRRF, encoded by the coding sequence ATGAACGACGCTTTTATATATGGTTATGCGGTTGAGGGCGAAAACTTTACGGATCGCGAAGCTGAGACCAAAAGGCTCAAGGCGAATTTTGAGCATGGGGTAAACACCTTGCTTATCTCTAATCGCCGTATCGGCAAGACCTCCCTGGTTCGCCATGTCGGCCGCTTGGTGAATCCGAAAAAGGCCCTCGTCGTTTATTTAGACATTTTTGACTGTCGCAGCGAATACGATTTCTACAATAAACTTGCGACCGCAGTCTTGCAGCAGACTTCGTCAAAGATTGATTCTATCCTGCAAAATGCAAAGAATTTTTTGAGCCGGGTTTCGCCTAAAATCAGCATGGGGCCGGATCCGACGTCTGAATTTTCGCTTTCGCTGGGTATCACTCCGAAGGAATACGCTCCCGAGCAAATTTTGGAATTGGCCGAAAATATTGCGAAAAAGCAAAAGAAGCGCATCGTTGTTTGCATTGACGAGTTTCAGCAGATAGGCGAGTTTCCGGATTCGCTCTCTGTCCAGAAACGGCTTCGCGGTGCATGGCAGTTGCAGCAGAACGTTTCGTATTGTCTGTTTGGCAGCAAAAAGCACCTGCTCACAAACATCTTCCAGAACAAGAGCATGCCATTCTATCAGTTTGGCGACGCGATTTACCTGGGTGTCATTTCTACCGAAAATTGGGTTCCCTTTATCTGCGATAAGTTCAAGAAGCATGGACTTCGTATCGACAAGGAACTGGCTTCAAGAATTTGTGGCGAAGTGGAAAATTATTCTTCTTACGTGCAACAGCTTGCCTGGCTGGTAATGTTGCACACGGAACGCGAAGTTACTTCTGAAATAATTGATACCGCCATGAATGAACTCATCGCCCAGAATGCGGCGCTCTTTATGCAGCAGACAGAGGGGCTTTCCAGTTACCAGATGAACATGCTTCGAGCGATAGCCGCAGGAATTCATAACGGTTTCCTGTCGCAGGAGGTGCTGGAGACCTATCGCCTCGGGACTAAATCGAATATTCCCCGAATAAAGAAGGCCCTGATAGACCGAGATATAGTGGAACAGCGTGAAACGGGCCTCTATATCAGCGACCCCATATTCAACAAGTGGTTCAGGAGATTTTAA
- a CDS encoding YecA family protein has translation MNINSLPKDYRSRLLRETNCIHKEPIPSKTLAKLLNACPKDSVQDIHFCTTPELEKDEVCEEQLRKAEYIEILKKRIPKIFESFVKYSGDFEFSLFLDLMFNEYAGESPFKEMFPEGYPARFNFPNIDERIFKFVEQNLSIGFMFLFGTDEDNLTLVVPEEFIEIVDGTKRSMAGFHDYCKVYANLYGVCNPETVISKWNMDHVDRTLTKKQGVAAINECSLFTRYFTSYGVCLCAWSVETSVVIEHIIEERKIHRPYRPTNEEFNEWLDYTDDINENLAEFKTIRDHFKKYSDKPAFADFDAHCLLDDLRMAMEHPAAIVERYRRQLGFTRIDMDKITPIISAIMELNNKARLWVTYGNVPDELSSSQESGFGMKQNIAVVRSTPKVGRNDPCPCGSGLKYKKCCGKMVN, from the coding sequence ATGAACATCAATTCTCTGCCGAAAGACTACCGTAGCCGTTTACTCCGTGAAACGAACTGCATCCACAAAGAACCGATTCCGTCTAAGACTCTTGCAAAACTTCTGAATGCTTGCCCAAAGGATTCCGTCCAGGATATTCATTTCTGCACGACGCCGGAACTAGAAAAAGACGAGGTTTGCGAAGAACAATTGCGCAAGGCCGAGTACATCGAAATCCTTAAAAAGCGAATTCCTAAAATATTCGAGAGCTTTGTCAAGTATTCCGGAGACTTTGAATTTTCGCTGTTCTTGGACCTTATGTTTAATGAATACGCAGGTGAGTCTCCCTTCAAGGAAATGTTCCCGGAAGGTTATCCTGCAAGATTCAATTTCCCGAACATTGACGAGCGCATTTTCAAGTTCGTAGAACAGAATTTGTCTATTGGGTTTATGTTCCTTTTCGGAACGGATGAAGACAACTTGACATTGGTTGTTCCTGAGGAATTTATTGAAATTGTGGATGGAACAAAACGGTCTATGGCAGGGTTCCATGACTATTGCAAGGTTTACGCCAACCTTTATGGCGTATGCAATCCCGAGACGGTCATCAGCAAGTGGAACATGGACCATGTCGACCGCACCCTGACCAAGAAACAAGGAGTTGCGGCAATCAACGAGTGCAGTTTGTTTACCCGTTATTTTACGAGCTATGGCGTGTGCCTTTGCGCCTGGAGTGTCGAAACATCTGTAGTGATTGAGCACATTATTGAAGAGCGCAAAATCCATCGCCCCTATAGGCCGACCAATGAGGAATTTAACGAGTGGCTTGACTATACGGACGATATCAATGAAAATCTTGCGGAATTCAAGACCATCCGCGATCACTTTAAAAAGTATTCGGATAAACCCGCCTTTGCTGATTTTGATGCTCACTGCCTTCTGGACGATTTGCGCATGGCTATGGAACATCCTGCTGCAATTGTTGAAAGGTATCGTCGGCAACTCGGCTTTACCCGTATCGATATGGACAAGATTACGCCCATTATCAGTGCCATTATGGAATTGAACAACAAGGCTAGACTTTGGGTTACTTACGGAAATGTTCCAGATGAATTGTCTTCGTCTCAAGAAAGTGGCTTTGGAATGAAGCAGAATATCGCCGTTGTTCGCTCGACGCCGAAAGTGGGGCGCAATGATCCTTGCCCTTGTGGTAGCGGCCTCAAGTACAAGAAGTGCTGCGGCAAAATGGTGAATTAG
- a CDS encoding GNAT family N-acetyltransferase, which produces MTLAEFLNRCSFARLSSELLQSCNPFKCGNEDLDEFFREDFRLYGEKLLGKTYVFRLRERPESIVAAFTISNDSIRIKQLAPEDKAKIEYVTENGEKNLRRYPGVLVGRLGTNIEFAKQGFGSAVMDFIKAWFRSDENKTGCRFIIVDAINKPEVIHYYQKNNFKFLYSSEINEARALGINVKMLGEKPLHTRLMYFDLIDIK; this is translated from the coding sequence ATGACCCTTGCCGAATTTTTGAACCGATGCTCCTTTGCTCGGCTTTCTTCGGAATTGCTGCAAAGTTGCAACCCCTTCAAATGCGGAAATGAAGACCTTGACGAATTTTTCAGAGAGGATTTTCGACTATACGGTGAAAAACTTTTGGGAAAGACTTATGTCTTTCGTCTAAGAGAGCGTCCCGAAAGCATCGTTGCTGCATTTACAATATCAAACGATTCAATTCGAATCAAACAACTTGCTCCTGAAGACAAGGCGAAGATTGAATATGTCACGGAGAATGGCGAGAAGAATCTTCGCCGCTATCCCGGAGTTTTGGTCGGTCGCCTAGGGACGAATATTGAATTTGCCAAACAAGGTTTTGGCTCTGCAGTAATGGACTTCATCAAGGCTTGGTTCCGTAGCGACGAAAACAAGACCGGTTGCCGGTTTATCATCGTTGATGCAATCAATAAACCGGAAGTCATTCATTACTATCAGAAAAACAATTTCAAATTCCTTTATAGTTCCGAAATTAACGAAGCAAGGGCTCTTGGAATAAACGTGAAAATGCTGGGAGAAAAACCTTTGCATACACGTTTGATGTATTTTGATTTGATTGATATTAAATAA
- a CDS encoding cyclophilin-like fold protein, whose translation MRNFVLVALFFLVACSDAASHSTQPETQTPKSSAGKTPGAVPTSSSAGSTSKAGEAPVKLKIHVNDTAFTATFEENSSAKAFAEFLAQGDLTLDMHDYGSFEKVADLPRSFPRNDKQIDTDAGDIILYQGNSITIYYDKNSWNFTRLARIDDVNKKRLQQILGKGNVKATFSVE comes from the coding sequence ATGCGAAACTTTGTCCTTGTAGCGTTGTTCTTTCTGGTAGCTTGCAGCGATGCCGCGAGCCATTCGACGCAACCCGAAACCCAGACGCCAAAATCGTCCGCCGGTAAAACGCCCGGCGCAGTACCAACAAGTTCATCTGCCGGTTCAACATCTAAAGCGGGGGAGGCTCCCGTGAAACTCAAAATCCATGTGAACGACACCGCCTTCACGGCAACGTTCGAAGAAAATTCCTCGGCCAAGGCCTTCGCCGAATTCCTTGCGCAGGGCGACCTTACGCTCGACATGCACGACTACGGCAGTTTCGAGAAGGTGGCCGACCTGCCGCGCAGTTTTCCGCGTAACGACAAGCAAATCGACACCGACGCAGGCGACATCATCCTTTACCAGGGCAACTCCATCACCATCTACTACGACAAGAACTCCTGGAACTTCACGCGCTTGGCCCGTATCGACGACGTGAACAAGAAACGCCTCCAGCAGATCCTTGGAAAAGGGAACGTGAAGGCGACATTCTCGGTGGAATAA
- a CDS encoding protein-ADP-ribose hydrolase — MNQAERRLFLIKYLLAESPRYSGTTIPADAEGQKILLRSLMNVREAAPASDEFYRIQDEYLQESIRDRGITDVADIESVGRRFSAGAPDLFGDSLFLWRGDITTLRVDAIVNAANSGMTGCWQPCHSCIDNCIHTFAGVRLRSACDALMKRQGHPEPTGQAKITPAYNLPCKYVLHTVGPIVGYGLTERDCELLESCYRNCLEVAARNGVESIAFCCISTGVFRFPPERAAQIAVDTVLEWKRRTQPPMKVVFNVFSEKDEAIYARIFEKING; from the coding sequence ATGAACCAAGCAGAGCGCAGATTATTCCTGATAAAGTATCTATTGGCGGAAAGTCCCAGGTACAGCGGCACGACCATCCCCGCGGACGCCGAAGGACAGAAAATCCTGCTACGTTCCTTGATGAACGTGCGGGAGGCAGCCCCCGCAAGCGATGAATTCTACAGGATTCAGGACGAATACCTACAGGAATCCATCCGTGACCGCGGAATAACGGATGTCGCGGACATCGAAAGTGTTGGCAGGCGGTTCAGTGCGGGTGCGCCAGACCTGTTTGGCGATTCATTGTTCCTGTGGCGCGGCGACATCACCACCCTCAGGGTGGATGCAATCGTGAATGCGGCCAACAGCGGCATGACGGGTTGCTGGCAGCCTTGCCACAGCTGTATCGACAACTGCATCCACACTTTCGCGGGAGTTCGTCTCCGTAGCGCTTGCGACGCCCTGATGAAACGGCAAGGGCACCCCGAACCTACGGGACAGGCGAAAATCACGCCGGCCTACAACCTGCCCTGCAAATACGTGCTGCATACGGTGGGGCCAATCGTGGGCTACGGCCTTACGGAACGGGACTGCGAGTTGCTGGAATCGTGCTACAGGAACTGCCTCGAAGTTGCGGCCCGGAACGGCGTGGAATCGATCGCCTTCTGCTGTATTTCTACAGGCGTATTCCGTTTCCCGCCGGAACGCGCCGCCCAAATCGCGGTGGATACGGTGCTGGAATGGAAACGCCGTACGCAACCCCCCATGAAGGTTGTCTTCAACGTTTTCAGCGAAAAGGATGAGGCTATCTATGCGCGGATTTTTGAAAAAATCAACGGATGA